The Helianthus annuus cultivar XRQ/B chromosome 16, HanXRQr2.0-SUNRISE, whole genome shotgun sequence genome includes a window with the following:
- the LOC110920020 gene encoding uncharacterized protein LOC110920020: MAPYELLYGRKCRTPVCWGEVGQGELAPSDLIAVTNEKIEMVRTKLKAAQDRQKAYADKRRRPIEFQVGDFVLLKVSPWKGIIRFCKRGKLGPRYIGPFKILARVGRVAYRLELPPALEGIHNTFHVSQLRKCLADDTALVPLDDIELDEGLNYVERPIAIKDFKVKNLRNKAVKQVLVQWRHRKGSDLTWEAEDEMRKHYPFLFGVKEESSNTNKAGGVQDRGKTPL, translated from the exons atggcaccttacgAACTACTATACGGGAGAAAATGTaggactcccgtatgttggggcgAAGTAGGACAAGGAGAGCTTGCACCAAGTGATTTAATAGCAGTAACGAATGAAAAGATTGAAATGGTTAGAACAAAGTTGAAAGCGGCCCAAGATCGGCAAAAAGCTTATGCAGACAAGAGAAGGCGTCCTAttgaattccaagtcggagattttGTCTTGCTAAAAgtgtccccatggaagggtataatcCGTTTTTGCAAACGGGGTAAGTTAGGTCCCCGTTACATCGGACCGTTTAAAATCTTAGCTCGGGTTGGAAGGGTTGCGTATCGATTAGAATTGCCGCCTGCTCTAGAGGGGATTCACAATACCTTCCACGTGTCGCAATTGAGGAAATGTCTTGCGGATGACACAGCATTAGTACCTCTCGATGACATTGAGTTGGACGAGGGGTTAAACTATGTTGAAAGACCCATAGCCATTAAAGACTTCAAAGTGAAGAATCTCCGCAACAAAGCTGTTAAACAGGTGTTGGTGCAATGGCGGCACCGGAAAGGTTCGGATCTTACGTGGGAAGCAGAAGACGAAATGAGGAAACACTATCCTTTTCTCTTCG gcgtgaaggaagaaagCTCGAACACTAATAAAGCGGGAGGTGTACAAGATCGAG GTAAAACTCCGCTATAG